The following are encoded together in the Fodinibius salinus genome:
- a CDS encoding phytoene desaturase family protein has protein sequence MPKQDVIIIGSGHNGLITACYLAKNGYSVTVLERQEQLGGAVSTETMFKSQKYPQGFRMDVGSSVHIMIHQTGIIEELELEEYGLEYIPMDPIMSYPVPDGRGVIHFFKDLERTLESISQVVPEDVDNYREFVKFWGRINEGVLKAFMVPPSGKNIMTELAKGQIKNGSMFEKGGQTDGLQKIFSSYGKVVDDAFENDYLKAAIMWFAAQSGPTPDQPATGDFAGWQSMLHKSGAKHPRGGSGMLTQAMANYLKAHGGSLQTSEPVEKIIIENGKAIGVRTTEDEYRAKTIVSNAHVQTTMMKLVGREHLPKSTYKKIENINVGNGFGMVLRCAVEELPQYKACPDDPYIHNGMQLLAPSVQYMNNAIGDYFNKKPPENPAVLAMTFSNIDPDVAPSGGHTLFAWAQWHPYELQEGLHWDDIREHEAHKIYNVITEYAPNMEGKCIDWYIQSPLDIERKHGLLKGNVMHVEMSFDQMFMFRPIPEMSEYKTPIENLYLSSASCHPGGGVFGAAGYNAATVILEDLKTSWFHF, from the coding sequence ATGCCTAAACAAGATGTCATAATTATAGGATCTGGTCATAATGGCTTAATTACAGCCTGTTATCTGGCTAAGAATGGATACAGTGTAACTGTGCTGGAGCGGCAGGAGCAGTTGGGTGGGGCCGTAAGTACCGAGACCATGTTCAAATCACAAAAATATCCGCAGGGATTTCGAATGGATGTGGGATCTTCAGTGCATATCATGATTCACCAGACAGGTATCATCGAGGAGCTGGAACTGGAAGAATATGGCCTTGAATATATCCCAATGGATCCCATCATGTCGTATCCCGTACCGGATGGTCGTGGTGTTATTCACTTTTTCAAAGACCTGGAACGTACCCTTGAATCTATATCACAGGTAGTACCCGAAGATGTTGATAATTACCGAGAATTCGTGAAATTCTGGGGACGTATTAACGAAGGTGTACTAAAAGCATTTATGGTACCCCCGAGCGGTAAAAATATTATGACTGAATTGGCCAAGGGACAGATCAAAAATGGATCTATGTTTGAAAAAGGAGGGCAGACCGATGGGTTACAAAAGATATTTAGCAGTTATGGTAAAGTTGTAGATGATGCGTTTGAAAATGATTATTTGAAAGCAGCAATAATGTGGTTTGCGGCACAGTCTGGTCCCACGCCCGATCAGCCAGCTACCGGCGATTTTGCAGGATGGCAGTCGATGCTCCACAAAAGTGGAGCCAAACATCCGAGAGGGGGTAGCGGTATGTTGACTCAGGCTATGGCTAATTATTTAAAAGCTCATGGTGGGAGCCTACAAACCTCAGAACCAGTTGAAAAGATTATTATTGAAAATGGAAAAGCAATAGGCGTAAGAACAACAGAGGATGAGTATCGTGCCAAGACCATCGTATCTAATGCCCATGTGCAGACGACGATGATGAAGTTAGTGGGACGCGAGCATTTACCTAAATCCACCTACAAAAAAATTGAAAATATCAATGTGGGTAATGGTTTTGGAATGGTCCTGCGCTGCGCTGTTGAAGAGTTACCACAGTATAAGGCATGCCCCGACGATCCATATATTCATAATGGTATGCAGTTACTGGCACCGTCTGTTCAGTATATGAATAATGCTATTGGTGACTATTTTAATAAGAAACCGCCGGAAAATCCTGCTGTTTTGGCCATGACATTTTCTAATATTGATCCTGATGTGGCGCCGAGCGGTGGGCATACTCTTTTTGCCTGGGCGCAGTGGCATCCGTATGAATTGCAAGAAGGGCTTCACTGGGATGATATTCGTGAGCATGAGGCCCATAAAATTTATAATGTTATTACCGAGTATGCACCAAATATGGAAGGTAAATGTATTGACTGGTATATTCAATCTCCATTGGATATAGAACGAAAACACGGTTTGCTGAAGGGGAATGTTATGCATGTAGAGATGAGCTTTGATCAAATGTTTATGTTTCGTCCTATTCCAGAAATGAGTGAGTATAAGACTCCCATTGAAAACTTATATCTGTCTTCTGCTTCTTGTCATCCGGGAGGGGGAGTTTTTGGTGCAGCCGGATATAATGCAGCTACCGTAATTTTAGAAGATTTAAAAACCTCTTGGTTTCACTTTTAG
- the alr gene encoding alanine racemase: protein MIKKTNSTVTVDLSKLTTNIDSLEEHIQEGTRIMAVVKADAYGHGATEVAAHIENRVGGFAVNDIQEGIELREHGITKPILVFAVPEKASASQYRVHNLTATVSAFEHFNWLPNGTSFHLNFDTGMGRLGFLPDEAEKISALISDHPTLFCTGIYSHFATADTPSSEQVLEQQSIFKEIRSYFSDELATHIANTGATAFYDTKQFNMVRLGIGLYGYPPGKQEIPGISPVLDWQSRLVQVKKVAKKNSVSYGANWTAPRSGNLGIIPVGYDDGLKRSLSDKIKVRIEGNIYNVVGTITMNYCMVYLDGDYYEPGTAVELLYDKNDATDWASSIDTIPYEILTSINPKIRRNYEN from the coding sequence ATGATTAAAAAAACGAATTCTACTGTTACAGTAGATCTTTCCAAGCTGACAACAAATATTGACAGTTTGGAAGAGCACATTCAAGAAGGTACACGGATCATGGCCGTTGTTAAGGCTGACGCCTATGGACATGGTGCCACAGAGGTTGCTGCACATATTGAGAACCGAGTGGGGGGCTTTGCAGTGAATGATATTCAGGAAGGGATAGAACTTAGAGAACATGGCATTACGAAACCAATTCTCGTTTTTGCCGTTCCGGAGAAGGCTTCGGCTTCACAGTATCGGGTACATAATTTAACCGCGACCGTTAGTGCGTTTGAACATTTTAACTGGTTGCCGAATGGTACTTCTTTTCACCTGAATTTTGATACAGGTATGGGACGCTTGGGATTTCTTCCTGACGAGGCAGAAAAAATTTCAGCATTAATTTCAGATCATCCTACGCTGTTTTGTACCGGTATATACAGCCACTTTGCTACGGCTGACACCCCCAGTTCAGAGCAAGTATTAGAACAACAATCTATTTTTAAAGAAATTCGATCTTATTTCTCTGATGAACTAGCCACGCATATTGCTAATACCGGAGCAACGGCATTTTATGATACTAAGCAGTTTAATATGGTCCGTTTGGGAATAGGGCTTTATGGATATCCGCCGGGCAAGCAAGAAATTCCCGGTATTTCACCGGTTCTAGATTGGCAATCTCGATTGGTGCAAGTAAAAAAGGTAGCTAAAAAGAATTCAGTCAGTTACGGTGCTAATTGGACGGCACCCCGTTCGGGAAATCTCGGAATCATCCCGGTGGGATATGACGACGGACTAAAGCGCAGTCTTTCGGATAAGATCAAAGTGCGAATAGAAGGTAATATCTATAATGTCGTAGGAACCATCACTATGAATTATTGCATGGTATACTTGGATGGTGATTATTATGAGCCGGGCACTGCGGTAGAATTATTATATGATAAAAATGATGCTACTGATTGGGCCTCTTCAATAGATACGATTCCCTACGAGATACTTACAAGCATCAATCCTAAAATTCGAAGGAACTATGAAAATTAA
- a CDS encoding FKBP-type peptidyl-prolyl cis-trans isomerase, producing MNKNTFLSLAFILIAIFTLQGCGGGNNNPTRVEFTPPAPFNIESNANVDSSYTTSDGLQIYIIEEGYGPFKVIARDQVSVFYTGRVIKNGDIDRVFDSSYQNNNSSPRILQNLTKSPISTGSGRTVSPLIDGFRRAILGMRAGGKRVVIIPPSLGYEDAQEGSRGYQLRNDTLRFDIELETILD from the coding sequence TTGAATAAAAACACCTTTTTATCCCTGGCATTTATATTAATAGCTATTTTTACACTTCAAGGTTGTGGGGGTGGTAATAACAATCCTACCAGAGTTGAGTTTACACCTCCAGCCCCCTTCAATATTGAAAGCAATGCAAATGTAGATAGTTCATACACAACCAGTGATGGTCTGCAAATTTATATTATTGAAGAAGGGTACGGACCCTTTAAAGTAATTGCTCGTGATCAAGTTAGTGTTTTCTATACCGGCCGGGTAATTAAAAATGGGGATATTGACCGCGTTTTTGACAGTTCATATCAAAATAACAACTCTTCACCAAGAATCCTTCAAAACTTAACAAAAAGTCCTATTTCAACTGGTTCAGGGCGAACCGTCTCTCCCCTTATTGATGGATTTCGACGGGCCATTCTAGGAATGCGAGCTGGTGGTAAACGTGTAGTTATTATTCCTCCCTCCTTAGGTTATGAAGACGCACAAGAAGGATCAAGAGGTTATCAATTACGTAATGACACCCTCCGTTTTGATATCGAATTGGAAACTATTCTTGATTAA